A single window of Prochlorococcus marinus XMU1410 DNA harbors:
- a CDS encoding CAAD domain-containing protein → MSDNTPESNQDSGSDTSSETKSFSEKYSDVMGKVNETLGNVDWTQMGKYGKAAGIIAVVVIAQIIIKVVIDTINFFPILPGLLELLGVIVVGQWSWQNLRTSENREAVLDKVQNLKKTYLG, encoded by the coding sequence ATGAGTGATAACACTCCAGAGTCAAACCAAGACTCCGGCTCCGATACAAGCTCAGAAACCAAAAGTTTTTCAGAGAAGTACTCTGATGTTATGGGAAAAGTCAACGAAACCCTTGGTAATGTTGATTGGACTCAAATGGGCAAGTACGGCAAGGCGGCAGGCATAATTGCTGTTGTCGTAATAGCTCAGATAATAATTAAAGTTGTCATTGACACGATAAACTTTTTCCCAATTCTTCCTGGTTTACTAGAACTGCTAGGGGTCATTGTTGTCGGTCAATGGAGCTGGCAAAATCTTCGTACTAGTGAAAATCGTGAAGCTGTGCTAGATAAGGTACAAAATCTTAAGAAGACATATTTAGGGTAG
- a CDS encoding DUF2839 domain-containing protein, whose protein sequence is MGEAKRRKTLGLHPKKNNTKTKIDESPRLFEWLPFTVNQRDNLIKLSIKASWFGIGGLVILWIVVRFIGPAAGWWTLADSL, encoded by the coding sequence ATGGGAGAAGCAAAAAGACGTAAAACACTTGGGTTACATCCAAAAAAAAATAATACTAAAACTAAAATTGATGAGTCTCCAAGATTATTTGAATGGCTTCCCTTTACAGTCAACCAAAGAGATAACCTAATTAAATTAAGTATTAAGGCCAGCTGGTTTGGAATCGGAGGATTAGTAATCTTATGGATTGTAGTGAGATTTATAGGCCCTGCTGCTGGGTGGTGGACTTTAGCTGATTCTTTATAA
- a CDS encoding DNA helicase: protein MLEILSHQYLKNFLRDQSINWEHIYSFGRIVSKCIENDSTYLINSEIFSSYDWLPPILISLFLKEEDSTFILSKEKIQFISQFQIDSLKNLGFNFILKNDQFIFANHHVQLITIQNFLNDPNSRNLRNHRIVYSGIEDIKQDLKNHFSISLLKKDWTKNFKEFEVINQKFIKVYDSLKKKFFLRKVLGNSYINLDEKEISFLSNFFHENSFFSDKFLSVNKALSQGWACWVKLNDTNLDWNLYLQPIDELFQIKEFFSNNKFVFLSALRKDNFFQMYFKKHSLAIDLVINFKSNFEEKKISLYIPSKQLLPNNPLFTNSILDKCKKLILFRKGLTLVLSDDIDLKTNLATELASTYGKRVFLETIPSGRNEILCSSFDWWIMNSYLIQIPKQIIIPLLPIPNMSEPINAITVSHKKKLSQDWFRDFFLPQARIKLERSISPLRRNSGKLIILDGRANKRNWGRLLLQNIQPSKQINYMLPFE, encoded by the coding sequence ATGCTTGAAATTTTAAGTCATCAATATTTGAAAAATTTTTTGAGAGATCAAAGTATTAATTGGGAGCACATATATTCTTTTGGGAGGATAGTTTCTAAATGTATTGAAAATGATTCTACCTATCTAATTAATTCAGAAATTTTCTCTAGCTATGATTGGTTACCTCCAATTTTGATTTCTTTATTTTTAAAGGAAGAGGATTCAACTTTTATTTTATCTAAAGAAAAAATCCAATTTATAAGCCAATTTCAGATTGATTCATTGAAAAATCTAGGTTTTAATTTTATTTTGAAAAATGATCAATTTATTTTTGCAAATCATCATGTTCAATTGATAACTATCCAAAATTTTCTTAATGATCCCAATTCTCGTAATCTTAGAAATCATCGAATAGTTTATTCAGGAATTGAGGATATAAAACAGGATTTAAAAAATCATTTTAGTATTTCTTTACTTAAAAAGGATTGGACAAAAAATTTTAAAGAATTTGAAGTAATCAATCAAAAATTCATAAAAGTTTATGATTCGTTGAAGAAAAAGTTCTTCTTGAGAAAGGTCTTAGGAAATAGTTATATCAATTTAGATGAAAAAGAAATAAGTTTCTTGTCAAACTTTTTTCATGAAAATTCTTTTTTTTCTGATAAATTTTTAAGCGTCAACAAAGCATTATCTCAAGGTTGGGCATGCTGGGTAAAGTTAAATGATACAAATTTAGATTGGAATTTGTATTTACAGCCAATAGATGAACTTTTTCAAATTAAGGAATTTTTTTCAAATAATAAATTTGTTTTTTTATCAGCATTGAGAAAAGATAATTTTTTCCAAATGTATTTTAAAAAGCATAGTTTAGCTATTGACTTGGTTATTAATTTTAAGAGTAATTTTGAAGAGAAAAAGATTTCTTTATATATACCCTCTAAACAGTTACTTCCTAATAATCCTCTTTTTACCAATTCAATCTTGGACAAATGCAAAAAGTTAATACTTTTTAGAAAGGGTTTAACTTTAGTGTTGTCTGATGATATTGATTTAAAAACTAATCTTGCTACAGAATTAGCTTCTACTTACGGGAAGAGAGTATTTCTAGAGACAATTCCCTCAGGTAGAAATGAAATCCTTTGCTCTAGTTTTGACTGGTGGATTATGAATTCTTATTTAATTCAAATTCCAAAACAAATTATCATTCCTTTACTTCCGATTCCGAATATGTCAGAACCCATAAATGCAATTACTGTCTCTCATAAAAAGAAGCTTTCTCAAGATTGGTTTAGAGACTTCTTTCTTCCTCAAGCTAGAATTAAACTTGAAAGATCTATTTCTCCTTTAAGAAGAAATTCAGGTAAACTAATAATCTTAGATGGAAGAGCAAATAAAAGAAACTGGGGAAGATTACTCTTGCAAAACATTCAACCCTCAAAACAAATTAACTATATGCTACCTTTTGAATAG
- the crtD gene encoding C-3',4' desaturase CrtD produces MKKSEVIVVGAGIAGLTSAAILSKQGLSVTLIESHTQAGGCAGTFKRKNYTFDVGATQVAGLEKGGIHSRIFDFLDIPFPEATILDPACIVDLNDGGNPIPIWYEKSKWIAEREMQFPGSQRFWKLCTLIHESNWIFANNNPVLPISNFWDFSQLLKALVPSNLVTGILLKSTIFDLLRICGLSNNERLIKFLNLQLKLYSQEDVYSTAALYGSTVLQMCQQPHGLWHLKKSMQSLSESLESSLIKTGVNLIFGQEVNSITFDDVNMCWQLSANSKKKSFIYQAKDVIYTAPPQSLLKHLKDPLERKKNYKNRLNNLPDPSGAIVFYSALKKEHIKKTFSNHYQFVSKEFCSLFVSISDDGDGRAPKGEVTLIASIFTKTKDWFGLDKQTYLKKKNDFMKKISLELESQFDIDPEKWLHRELATPLGFEKWTKRPNGIVGGLGQNPDIFGLFGLSSRTPFEGLWLCGDSIYPGEGTAGVSQSALMVSRQILASKGIENFSL; encoded by the coding sequence ATGAAAAAGTCTGAAGTTATTGTTGTAGGCGCCGGTATAGCAGGACTAACTTCTGCAGCGATTTTATCAAAACAAGGCTTATCAGTGACTTTAATCGAATCTCATACTCAAGCCGGAGGATGTGCCGGTACTTTTAAAAGAAAGAATTATACTTTCGATGTTGGCGCAACTCAGGTTGCTGGTTTAGAGAAGGGAGGAATACATTCTAGAATTTTTGATTTTTTAGATATTCCATTCCCAGAAGCCACAATTTTAGACCCTGCTTGCATTGTTGATTTAAATGATGGTGGTAATCCTATCCCTATTTGGTATGAAAAAAGTAAATGGATTGCTGAACGAGAAATGCAGTTTCCTGGGAGTCAAAGATTTTGGAAGCTTTGTACCCTAATACATGAAAGTAATTGGATATTTGCTAATAATAATCCTGTATTACCAATAAGTAATTTTTGGGATTTTTCTCAACTTCTCAAAGCACTAGTACCTTCAAACCTTGTTACAGGTATCTTACTTAAATCTACTATTTTTGATCTATTGCGGATATGTGGATTATCCAATAATGAGCGCTTGATTAAATTCTTAAATCTTCAACTAAAACTTTATTCTCAAGAGGACGTTTATAGTACTGCAGCATTATATGGATCTACTGTTCTTCAGATGTGCCAACAGCCACATGGTCTGTGGCATCTTAAAAAATCTATGCAGTCTTTAAGTGAATCATTAGAAAGTTCATTAATTAAAACTGGAGTTAATTTAATTTTTGGACAAGAAGTTAATTCTATAACTTTTGACGACGTAAATATGTGTTGGCAACTATCTGCTAATTCGAAAAAAAAATCATTTATTTATCAAGCAAAAGATGTGATTTATACCGCACCTCCACAATCTTTACTCAAGCATTTGAAAGATCCTTTAGAAAGAAAAAAAAATTATAAAAATCGACTTAATAATTTGCCTGATCCAAGTGGAGCTATAGTTTTTTATTCAGCATTAAAAAAGGAACATATTAAAAAAACATTCTCCAATCATTATCAATTTGTTTCAAAAGAATTTTGTTCGTTATTTGTATCAATTAGTGATGATGGTGATGGAAGAGCGCCAAAAGGTGAGGTTACTTTAATTGCCAGTATCTTTACCAAAACTAAAGATTGGTTTGGTCTAGATAAACAAACTTACTTAAAGAAAAAAAATGATTTCATGAAAAAAATATCCCTTGAATTGGAAAGTCAATTTGATATTGATCCTGAAAAATGGCTACATAGAGAATTAGCCACTCCATTGGGCTTTGAAAAATGGACAAAAAGACCTAATGGAATAGTAGGCGGGCTTGGTCAAAATCCAGATATTTTTGGTTTATTTGGATTATCAAGTAGGACACCTTTTGAAGGTTTATGGTTATGTGGAGATTCGATTTATCCAGGAGAGGGGACTGCAGGTGTTAGTCAGTCTGCATTAATGGTTTCAAGGCAAATTTTAGCTTCCAAAGGTATAGAAAATTTTAGTTTATAA
- a CDS encoding fructosamine kinase family protein, giving the protein MQKLSPIEINEICEELGETYPKSIEQVHGGDIHNSWRIEFSNKKLFLKRNIRNKKFLEFEKYCLQNLRKYINQENLVIPEVITYKNIKNKEILLIEWIDMHNFDQKKLGKGLGELHLKSAESNPKMFGFPVEGFIGTTDQKKGLEGNWIDCFLNLRIIPQLLILKSRILDKEIINKVKEKIKSELLNHKPINALVHGDLWSGNAGMDKNGKGVIFDPASWWADNEVDIAMTKLFGGFRKEFYEEYHRIFPIKNGFEKRIIIYNFYHILNHANMFGGGYLNQVEDYVKAILNM; this is encoded by the coding sequence ATGCAAAAATTATCTCCTATTGAAATTAACGAAATTTGTGAAGAATTAGGTGAAACCTATCCAAAAAGTATTGAACAAGTACATGGTGGCGATATTCATAATTCATGGCGAATAGAATTCTCAAACAAAAAGTTATTCCTTAAAAGAAACATTAGAAACAAAAAATTTCTTGAATTTGAAAAATATTGTCTCCAAAATTTGAGAAAATATATTAATCAAGAGAACTTAGTTATTCCTGAAGTTATTACATATAAAAATATAAAAAATAAAGAGATTCTTTTAATTGAATGGATAGATATGCATAACTTTGACCAAAAAAAGCTTGGAAAAGGTTTAGGTGAATTGCACTTGAAATCAGCAGAATCTAACCCCAAAATGTTTGGGTTTCCAGTTGAGGGTTTTATCGGAACAACAGATCAGAAAAAAGGCTTGGAAGGTAATTGGATAGATTGTTTTTTAAACTTAAGGATAATACCTCAATTATTAATTCTTAAATCGAGAATTTTAGATAAAGAAATTATAAATAAAGTTAAAGAAAAAATTAAATCAGAATTGCTGAATCACAAACCAATAAATGCTCTAGTTCATGGTGATTTATGGTCAGGCAATGCAGGAATGGACAAAAATGGGAAGGGGGTTATATTTGACCCTGCATCTTGGTGGGCAGATAATGAAGTAGATATAGCTATGACAAAACTATTTGGAGGTTTTAGAAAAGAATTTTATGAAGAATACCATAGAATTTTTCCTATAAAAAACGGATTTGAAAAAAGAATTATTATTTATAATTTTTATCACATATTGAATCACGCCAATATGTTTGGAGGAGGGTACTTAAACCAAGTTGAAGATTACGTAAAAGCAATTCTTAATATGTAA
- the recA gene encoding recombinase RecA, giving the protein MSLEEKKKTESKEKDKALSLVLGQIERNFGRGSIMRLGDASRMKVETISTGALTLDLALGGGYPKGRVVEVYGPESSGKTTLTLHAIAEVQKNGGVAAFVDAEHALDPVYAASLGVDVENLLVSQPDTGEMALEIVDQLIRSSAVDLVVVDSVAALTPRAEIEGEMGDHVIGSQARLMSQAMRKITGNIGKSGCTVIFLNQLRLKIGVTYGNPETTTGGNALKFYASVRLDIRRIQTLKRGTEEYGIRAKVKVAKNKVAPPFRIAEFDILFGKGISTTGCLLDLAEETNIIIRRGAWYSYEGENIGQGRDNTIIWLDQNLEIRNKVESMVKEKLTEGTEVSSNSMKALNSNPANTIAVNDIKTVA; this is encoded by the coding sequence TTAGGTCAAATAGAAAGAAATTTTGGACGAGGTTCAATAATGAGACTTGGTGACGCCTCAAGAATGAAAGTAGAAACAATATCTACTGGAGCGCTCACCTTAGATTTAGCATTAGGAGGAGGCTATCCAAAAGGAAGAGTAGTAGAAGTTTACGGACCAGAAAGTTCAGGAAAAACTACATTAACGCTTCACGCGATTGCGGAAGTCCAAAAAAATGGAGGAGTAGCTGCATTTGTAGATGCTGAGCATGCACTCGATCCAGTTTATGCGGCCTCTTTAGGTGTTGATGTTGAAAATTTGTTAGTTTCACAGCCAGATACTGGTGAAATGGCTCTAGAAATAGTTGACCAACTTATAAGGTCGAGTGCGGTAGATCTTGTAGTTGTTGACTCGGTCGCAGCACTAACCCCAAGAGCCGAGATAGAAGGAGAGATGGGGGATCACGTAATTGGAAGCCAAGCAAGGCTAATGAGCCAAGCAATGAGGAAAATAACAGGAAATATTGGCAAATCTGGATGTACGGTAATATTCCTGAATCAATTACGCCTAAAAATTGGCGTTACATACGGCAATCCAGAAACAACCACAGGAGGTAATGCATTAAAATTTTACGCTTCAGTAAGACTTGATATCAGAAGAATTCAAACTCTTAAAAGAGGTACTGAGGAATATGGCATAAGAGCAAAAGTGAAAGTAGCAAAAAACAAAGTTGCACCACCATTTAGAATTGCAGAATTTGATATTCTCTTTGGGAAAGGTATTAGTACAACAGGATGCTTATTAGATTTAGCAGAAGAGACTAATATCATCATAAGAAGAGGTGCTTGGTATAGTTATGAAGGAGAAAATATTGGACAAGGAAGAGATAATACAATTATTTGGCTTGATCAAAACTTAGAAATCAGGAATAAAGTAGAATCTATGGTTAAAGAGAAATTAACAGAAGGAACTGAAGTCAGTTCCAATTCAATGAAAGCATTAAATAGCAATCCTGCTAATACAATCGCTGTTAATGATATAAAAACAGTAGCTTAG
- a CDS encoding prephenate/arogenate dehydrogenase, protein MKIGIVGLGLIGGSLGLKLQSLNHTIYGIANNEFNEKKAKDKKLANFVSRDLSLLKKCELIILALPIKDLISPSQQLVASIPQETILTDVGSVKEPIVNTWEHSHPLFIGSHPMAGTEKKGVDSGFEGLFKNAKWIITPTQNSDLNSVRTISELIKSMDCEICQASPKEHDEAVSLISHLPIFLASALIETAQTKNNQSLLDLSQKLAATGFADTSRVGGGNEQLGLDLAINNQINVLNSINNFKNKLNILESLIKEKNWDLLSKKLAEAKENRQNFIN, encoded by the coding sequence ATGAAAATCGGAATAGTAGGATTAGGATTAATTGGTGGTTCTTTAGGATTAAAACTCCAAAGTCTAAATCATACAATTTATGGAATAGCAAATAATGAATTTAATGAAAAAAAAGCTAAGGATAAAAAACTTGCAAATTTTGTTAGCCGTGATCTGAGCTTATTAAAAAAATGTGAGCTAATAATTTTGGCATTGCCTATCAAAGATTTGATTAGTCCTTCGCAACAATTAGTAGCATCAATACCTCAGGAAACAATACTAACTGATGTAGGGTCTGTAAAAGAACCAATTGTAAATACATGGGAACATTCACATCCTCTATTTATTGGATCTCATCCAATGGCAGGAACAGAAAAAAAAGGAGTTGATTCAGGTTTTGAAGGTCTTTTTAAAAATGCAAAATGGATTATTACCCCAACACAAAATAGTGATTTAAATTCAGTCAGAACTATTTCCGAGCTCATAAAATCAATGGATTGTGAGATTTGCCAAGCTTCGCCAAAAGAGCATGATGAAGCAGTATCTCTAATTTCTCATTTGCCTATATTTTTAGCTTCTGCCCTCATAGAAACTGCGCAAACAAAAAATAATCAATCTTTATTAGATCTCTCGCAAAAATTAGCTGCTACAGGATTTGCTGATACTTCGAGAGTTGGCGGAGGAAATGAACAACTAGGCCTAGATTTAGCTATTAATAATCAGATAAATGTTTTAAATTCCATAAATAATTTTAAAAATAAGCTGAATATACTGGAATCTCTTATTAAAGAAAAAAATTGGGATTTACTTTCTAAAAAACTTGCTGAAGCAAAAGAAAACAGGCAAAATTTTATAAACTAA